In Halorhabdus tiamatea SARL4B, a genomic segment contains:
- a CDS encoding permease, with product MALVTLLVEILRAGIDETLSYLTLHVVTCLVPAFFVAGGISAILSDHFVRKYLSADAPKIQAYSIASVSGIALAVCSCTILPMFAGLYKKGAGIGPATAFLFSGPAINVLAVVFTASALSLPLGGARAFFAVAMAGAIGLTMALVFGSDDSDSPEGQSVATDGGTVVTERERPLWVTGGFFGTQVAILLIAATGLLTWAVKAPLLAPLFAVLGYLLWAKFDRSEIEEWLQETWFFTRTIFPLLIVGTFVIGIVGAITAIAQGMGPLETITKGGETFLAHQVAPGLLTQGVFGETTVLSAGLGSVIGAILYMPTLLEVPIVGSLFGYSQGLMADGPALALLLAGPSLSLPNMLVIWKTIGTKRTALYVSLVAVAATIAGLIWGLLLV from the coding sequence GTGGCACTGGTGACACTGCTCGTCGAAATACTCCGGGCAGGGATCGACGAGACACTGTCGTACCTGACGTTGCACGTCGTCACGTGCCTGGTGCCCGCCTTCTTCGTCGCCGGGGGGATCTCGGCGATCCTCTCGGATCACTTCGTTCGGAAGTACCTGAGCGCGGACGCCCCGAAGATCCAGGCGTACTCGATCGCGTCGGTCTCGGGCATCGCGCTGGCGGTGTGTAGCTGTACGATCTTGCCGATGTTCGCCGGCCTCTACAAGAAGGGCGCGGGGATCGGTCCCGCGACGGCCTTTCTGTTCTCCGGGCCGGCGATCAACGTCCTCGCGGTCGTGTTCACCGCGAGTGCGCTCAGCCTCCCGCTCGGGGGCGCACGCGCCTTCTTCGCGGTGGCGATGGCTGGTGCGATCGGGCTGACGATGGCGTTGGTCTTCGGGAGCGACGACAGCGACAGTCCAGAGGGACAGTCAGTCGCCACCGATGGGGGAACGGTCGTCACCGAGCGCGAGCGCCCCCTGTGGGTGACGGGCGGCTTCTTCGGGACACAGGTCGCGATCCTGCTGATCGCCGCCACAGGGTTGCTGACCTGGGCGGTCAAGGCACCGCTGCTCGCGCCGCTGTTCGCCGTGCTGGGCTATCTGCTGTGGGCCAAATTCGATCGCAGCGAGATCGAGGAGTGGCTCCAGGAGACGTGGTTCTTCACGCGGACGATCTTCCCGCTGTTGATCGTCGGGACGTTCGTCATCGGCATCGTCGGCGCGATCACCGCCATCGCCCAGGGGATGGGTCCCCTGGAGACGATCACGAAGGGGGGCGAGACGTTCCTCGCCCACCAGGTCGCCCCCGGACTGCTCACCCAGGGCGTCTTCGGTGAGACGACCGTGTTGTCGGCTGGTCTCGGGTCGGTCATCGGCGCAATCCTGTACATGCCGACGCTGCTCGAAGTCCCGATCGTCGGGTCGCTGTTCGGGTACTCGCAGGGATTGATGGCCGACGGGCCGGCGCTTGCACTGTTGCTCGCCGGGCCGTCGCTGTCGTTGCCGAACATGCTCGTGATCTGGAAAACGATCGGCACGAAGCGGACGGCCCTGTACGTCAGTCTCGTCGCCGTGGCGGCCACCATCGCGGGCCTCATCTGGGGCCTGCTACTCGTCTGA
- a CDS encoding J domain-containing protein, producing MSTTDCTAGEIDWPAGFERTDPADRVRTSKFSVTFHDAISELEDELLERVDADDVRISTAAPHRKSDGRPYADANPDEPSVVVRWTKDGDQYAVACDHYTDWRDNARAIGLYVREKRKMASRPVVTGQDEFATARLPSGDEDAIAGQKPPNEVLGVEPDADPATVREAFRERAKETHADVGGSSEAFKRVKRAKEAMLS from the coding sequence ATGAGCACGACTGACTGCACGGCGGGCGAGATCGATTGGCCGGCCGGCTTCGAGCGCACGGACCCCGCCGATCGCGTTCGAACGTCGAAGTTCTCGGTCACGTTCCACGACGCCATTTCCGAACTCGAGGACGAACTTCTCGAGCGCGTCGATGCCGACGATGTCCGAATTTCGACGGCTGCCCCACACCGGAAGAGCGACGGTCGGCCCTATGCGGACGCGAACCCGGACGAACCGAGTGTTGTCGTGCGATGGACGAAGGATGGCGACCAGTACGCCGTCGCCTGCGATCACTACACTGACTGGCGGGACAACGCCCGCGCGATTGGCTTGTACGTCCGTGAGAAGCGGAAGATGGCATCCCGACCGGTCGTGACCGGCCAGGACGAGTTCGCAACGGCGCGGCTTCCTTCCGGTGACGAAGACGCAATCGCGGGCCAGAAGCCACCGAACGAAGTCCTGGGCGTCGAGCCGGACGCCGATCCCGCGACCGTTCGCGAGGCGTTCCGCGAGCGCGCCAAGGAGACCCACGCCGACGTCGGCGGGAGTAGCGAGGCGTTCAAGCGCGTGAAGCGCGCGAAGGAGGCGATGTTGTCATGA
- a CDS encoding cation:proton antiporter, whose protein sequence is MSTPVEIIAVVTTIVGLGVGSKILADRLQIPSVLFLILSGIVVGPEGFGLVTPEVFGGPDGALPAIVGLSVAIIVFEGAFSVEIERIQEAPRSTLRLVTIGAAATLLGATVIVHYLVGAPWDVSLLIGSLLVATGPTVITPIMDVVMVRERVASTLEIEGVVNDVTAAILAVVTFEYVVLTRRGVEMIVGEFLLRFGAGIAIGFVIAGLARVALTRLSRSDNGPQNARLIVLVTALIAYGVAEARFQEAGVAAVATAGFVLGNFKIPYRDTIEQFKGDVTLLVNSFVFITLASLLSVGDLQTLGLAGVAAAVLIAAVVRPLAVMACTIGDTVSVRERAFMSAMGPRGIIPASVATLFALQLQPQDPQAATTLVGMVFLVILLTVVFEGGGARHIAQALDVIPKRVLIVGGGRIGRELATRLEDRDEEVVIVEKDPDVAERLRSEGYTVREGDASERNTLQDAGVASAKVLAVATPDDDVNLLVSQLAKNKFGVETVIARVNEPTNADAFEDLDVDTVPSWRSVAWAMDNRIERPAIARWMSEFDQSGDVQEVEVTNTSRTGETVAQFGDDLPDGAHLALISRGGNNHLPHPEQEIQVGDHLTFIGRPDAVQRAVGFCER, encoded by the coding sequence GTGAGCACCCCGGTCGAAATTATCGCCGTCGTCACGACCATCGTTGGGTTAGGCGTCGGCTCGAAAATCCTCGCAGATCGGCTGCAAATTCCGAGCGTGTTGTTCCTTATCCTCTCAGGTATCGTCGTCGGCCCGGAAGGATTCGGACTCGTCACGCCCGAGGTGTTCGGCGGCCCCGATGGGGCACTTCCCGCGATCGTCGGCCTGAGCGTCGCCATCATCGTCTTCGAGGGGGCGTTCTCCGTCGAAATCGAGCGAATACAGGAAGCGCCACGGAGTACGCTCCGACTGGTCACGATCGGCGCAGCGGCGACGCTGCTCGGAGCGACTGTGATCGTCCACTATCTCGTCGGTGCGCCGTGGGACGTCTCGCTGTTAATCGGGTCACTGCTGGTCGCGACCGGCCCGACGGTCATCACACCGATCATGGACGTCGTGATGGTGCGCGAGCGGGTCGCCTCGACCCTCGAGATCGAGGGTGTCGTCAACGACGTGACGGCTGCGATCCTGGCCGTCGTCACCTTCGAATACGTCGTCCTCACCCGGCGCGGCGTCGAGATGATTGTTGGGGAGTTCCTCCTCCGGTTCGGGGCAGGCATCGCGATCGGTTTCGTGATCGCGGGTCTCGCTCGGGTCGCCCTCACACGGTTGAGTCGCTCGGACAACGGCCCACAGAACGCGCGATTGATCGTGTTGGTCACCGCGCTGATCGCCTACGGCGTCGCGGAAGCACGCTTCCAGGAGGCAGGGGTCGCGGCGGTCGCCACCGCCGGGTTCGTCCTCGGCAATTTCAAGATACCCTATCGGGACACGATCGAACAGTTCAAAGGCGACGTGACGCTGCTGGTCAACTCCTTCGTCTTCATCACGCTCGCCTCGCTACTATCAGTAGGTGATCTACAGACCCTTGGTCTGGCGGGCGTGGCCGCTGCAGTCCTCATCGCGGCCGTCGTGCGTCCGCTGGCTGTCATGGCCTGTACGATCGGGGACACTGTCTCCGTCCGGGAACGAGCGTTTATGAGTGCGATGGGACCGCGCGGGATCATCCCGGCGTCGGTCGCGACGCTGTTTGCCCTACAACTCCAACCCCAGGACCCACAGGCGGCGACGACCCTCGTCGGCATGGTGTTTCTGGTCATCCTGCTGACCGTCGTGTTTGAAGGGGGTGGCGCTCGACATATCGCCCAGGCACTCGACGTGATACCGAAACGTGTACTTATCGTGGGCGGCGGCCGGATCGGACGGGAACTGGCGACGCGACTCGAAGACCGCGACGAAGAAGTCGTCATCGTCGAGAAAGACCCGGACGTCGCCGAACGGCTCCGGTCTGAGGGCTATACTGTTCGAGAGGGGGACGCGTCCGAGCGGAACACCCTGCAAGATGCCGGGGTCGCGAGCGCAAAGGTTCTCGCAGTCGCGACGCCCGACGACGACGTCAACCTGTTGGTCAGCCAGCTGGCCAAAAACAAGTTCGGCGTCGAGACAGTCATCGCGCGGGTGAACGAACCGACGAACGCCGACGCGTTCGAGGATCTCGACGTCGACACCGTCCCGAGTTGGCGCTCGGTCGCATGGGCGATGGACAACCGTATCGAGCGACCGGCGATCGCCCGCTGGATGTCCGAGTTCGACCAGAGCGGTGACGTCCAGGAAGTCGAAGTCACGAATACCAGTCGTACCGGCGAGACAGTCGCTCAATTCGGGGACGACCTCCCGGATGGCGCACACCTCGCTCTCATCAGTCGTGGCGGGAACAACCATCTCCCCCATCCCGAACAGGAGATTCAGGTGGGAGATCACCTGACGTTCATCGGTCGGCCAGATGCCGTCCAGAGGGCTGTGGGATTCTGTGAGCGGTGA
- a CDS encoding bifunctional nuclease family protein, which yields MEHEATVEGVGVGVGEEGAGAPVVLLRAREQLVPIFVSGDQAQSMQLAIENEPFERPLTHDLLIEMISEFGAAIDRVRIDDLSDGTFYAKIDAEQYVDGSRKNAVFDARPSDGVAIALRDDCPVVISDEVIDEAGRPPEAFEPDEDPDVEGDLNSFTDPTFDSAEDSDDTEDMDF from the coding sequence ATGGAACACGAAGCGACCGTCGAGGGTGTGGGCGTCGGCGTCGGGGAGGAAGGTGCAGGGGCACCGGTGGTCCTGCTGCGTGCTCGCGAGCAACTCGTGCCCATCTTCGTCAGCGGCGATCAGGCCCAGTCGATGCAACTCGCCATCGAAAACGAACCGTTCGAGCGACCGCTCACCCACGACCTGTTGATCGAGATGATCTCAGAGTTCGGTGCAGCCATCGACCGCGTCCGGATCGACGACCTCTCGGACGGGACGTTCTACGCGAAAATCGACGCCGAACAGTACGTCGATGGATCACGAAAGAACGCGGTCTTCGACGCTCGTCCCAGCGATGGGGTCGCGATTGCCCTCCGGGATGACTGCCCGGTCGTCATCAGTGACGAGGTCATCGACGAGGCGGGCCGTCCCCCCGAAGCGTTCGAACCTGACGAGGACCCCGACGTCGAGGGCGACCTGAACTCCTTTACGGACCCGACGTTCGACTCGGCAGAGGACTCCGACGACACCGAAGATATGGACTTCTGA
- a CDS encoding tyrosine-type recombinase/integrase — protein MYDETDKYENLRERIHDSADISDADAEALDAFAERLDLLNSEYSVARKAKLLNHLVIIAESHGDLAAVLEDRDAAESAVAWINRRYDNEETNRDYRVALRVFGRHVTDGDDVPPTLEWIPSGTPSTHDPTPDPSQMLRWEADVQPMLEAAANDRDRAAVALQFDAGLRGGEFAGLSVGDLTDHKHGLQVTVEGKQGRRTVTLIPSVPYVEQWLAEHPAPEDPEAPLWCRLDRPDDTSQAFKIKMLKRVADRAGVDKPATPTNFRKSSAAHLASKGMNQAHLEDHHGWVRGSDVASRYVSVFAEESDRELARVYGADIEEEASDDEIAPLECPRCGEKTPREKPLCVWCGQALEPGAAERADRLEEIVVEEAAKADPADAEQFLDLRRQIADDPEALADAIDELR, from the coding sequence ATGTACGACGAGACTGATAAGTACGAAAACCTCCGCGAGCGTATCCACGACAGCGCCGACATCAGCGATGCCGATGCGGAGGCACTCGACGCCTTCGCGGAACGTCTCGATCTCCTCAACAGCGAGTACTCGGTCGCGCGGAAGGCCAAGCTGCTGAACCATCTCGTCATCATAGCAGAGTCCCACGGCGACCTCGCGGCCGTCCTCGAGGATCGTGACGCTGCCGAGAGTGCCGTCGCCTGGATCAACCGCCGCTACGACAACGAGGAGACCAACCGGGACTACCGCGTTGCACTCCGCGTGTTCGGCCGCCACGTCACCGACGGCGACGACGTGCCGCCGACCCTGGAGTGGATCCCCTCCGGTACCCCCTCGACGCACGACCCGACGCCCGACCCCAGTCAGATGCTCCGGTGGGAGGCCGACGTCCAGCCGATGCTCGAAGCGGCGGCGAACGATCGTGATCGCGCCGCGGTCGCGTTGCAGTTCGACGCGGGCCTGCGCGGCGGGGAGTTCGCCGGACTGTCGGTCGGTGATCTGACCGACCACAAGCACGGCCTCCAGGTCACCGTCGAGGGCAAACAGGGCCGCCGGACGGTCACGCTGATCCCCTCGGTCCCGTACGTCGAGCAGTGGCTCGCCGAGCATCCTGCCCCCGAGGATCCGGAGGCCCCGCTGTGGTGTCGCCTCGACCGCCCCGATGACACCTCGCAGGCCTTCAAGATCAAGATGCTCAAGCGCGTGGCCGACCGCGCGGGCGTCGACAAACCGGCGACGCCGACGAACTTCCGCAAGTCCTCGGCTGCCCACCTCGCCTCGAAGGGGATGAACCAGGCTCACCTCGAAGATCACCACGGGTGGGTCCGGGGGAGTGACGTCGCCTCCCGCTACGTCTCGGTGTTCGCCGAGGAGAGCGACCGGGAACTCGCTCGCGTCTACGGTGCCGATATCGAAGAGGAGGCCTCCGACGACGAGATCGCGCCCTTGGAGTGTCCCCGCTGTGGCGAGAAGACGCCCCGCGAAAAACCGCTCTGCGTGTGGTGCGGGCAGGCGCTGGAACCCGGTGCGGCCGAGCGGGCCGACCGCCTCGAAGAGATCGTCGTCGAGGAGGCCGCCAAGGCCGATCCCGCCGATGCCGAACAGTTCCTCGACCTCCGCCGGCAGATCGCCGACGACCCCGAGGCCCTGGCCGACGCGATCGACGAGCTGCGCTGA